The following coding sequences are from one Granulicella arctica window:
- a CDS encoding adenosine deaminase family protein, which produces MVPPACRVLVFLVLSCSLAVSQPYPKKQYTDLERQATRVFNLAKRNPLALYGFLLRMPKGADLHVHLSGGIYAETFLTEAKDDNLCINVSSLSLVKNVGMTQHLPQRPLCEKGAVPAGVAFQDQKLYDSMLDSLSMRGFVPSNGLAAHDQFFATFDRFNELEANHQGEWLDELANRAAAQNEQYLEIMQTPSFSKAAEIGTRLGWPGGVSSSRSSEESIVGSSKGELDRLRDQLFAHGLRDEVATDRKELNEALEVRNRIEHCGQKDAHQSCAVKIRYLYQILRNNTPQQVFAQTLLGFEVASVEPNVVGINFVQPEDAYFSMSEYKRQMRMLDYLHSIYPKVHISLHAGELAPGLVRPEGLRFHIHDAVDVGHAERIGHGVDIMYEDEPKALLKELAARHVLVEVNLTSNEVILGVAGRSHPLPLYMAANVPIALSTDDEGVSRTNLTNEYKRAVIEFNLTYPQLKEIVRASMEHSFAAGQSLWAVPDRHFRVVNACAKQPLGVGTPSKECATFLNRNEKAADEWELERRFHLFETKLP; this is translated from the coding sequence ATGGTGCCTCCAGCTTGTCGCGTGCTCGTATTTCTGGTCTTGTCCTGCAGTCTCGCAGTCTCGCAGCCTTATCCCAAAAAACAATACACTGACCTGGAACGGCAGGCTACACGTGTGTTCAATCTAGCGAAGCGCAACCCGCTTGCACTTTATGGGTTTCTTTTGCGAATGCCCAAAGGGGCAGATCTGCATGTGCATCTGTCCGGCGGGATCTACGCAGAAACATTTTTGACAGAGGCGAAGGACGATAACCTCTGCATTAATGTCAGCAGCCTCAGTCTCGTAAAGAATGTCGGTATGACACAACATCTTCCCCAGAGGCCATTGTGTGAAAAGGGAGCTGTCCCGGCTGGAGTGGCGTTTCAGGACCAGAAACTCTACGACAGTATGTTGGATTCTCTTTCTATGCGTGGTTTTGTGCCATCAAACGGCTTAGCCGCTCACGACCAGTTCTTTGCTACATTTGACCGCTTCAACGAACTGGAAGCGAACCACCAGGGAGAATGGTTGGATGAACTCGCGAATCGTGCTGCGGCGCAGAACGAGCAATATCTAGAGATCATGCAAACGCCATCTTTTTCTAAGGCCGCCGAAATCGGCACGAGGCTCGGATGGCCCGGTGGTGTCAGTAGTAGCCGGAGCAGTGAGGAGTCGATCGTCGGAAGCTCGAAAGGTGAGTTGGATCGCTTGCGAGATCAACTCTTCGCTCATGGTCTCCGCGACGAGGTCGCTACGGACCGAAAGGAGCTTAATGAAGCCCTTGAAGTTAGGAATCGTATCGAACATTGTGGACAAAAAGACGCTCACCAAAGCTGTGCAGTCAAGATCCGTTATCTCTACCAGATACTTCGCAATAACACTCCCCAGCAGGTATTTGCTCAAACCCTGTTGGGGTTTGAAGTTGCCTCAGTGGAACCTAATGTCGTTGGCATCAATTTCGTGCAACCCGAAGACGCCTATTTTTCCATGAGCGAGTACAAAAGGCAGATGCGCATGCTTGATTATCTGCATTCTATCTATCCCAAAGTGCACATCAGCCTGCACGCCGGAGAACTGGCTCCGGGGCTTGTGCGCCCCGAAGGGTTGCGCTTTCATATACACGATGCTGTTGATGTAGGTCATGCAGAACGAATAGGCCATGGCGTAGATATTATGTACGAGGACGAGCCAAAGGCATTGCTCAAAGAGTTAGCCGCACGGCACGTACTGGTCGAGGTCAACCTGACCTCGAATGAGGTGATCCTTGGAGTTGCAGGACGGTCTCACCCGCTTCCTCTTTATATGGCTGCAAACGTTCCAATTGCGTTGTCCACGGACGATGAAGGGGTGTCCCGAACGAATCTAACCAACGAATATAAGCGAGCTGTGATTGAGTTCAATCTCACCTATCCGCAGTTGAAAGAGATAGTTAGAGCATCGATGGAACACAGCTTTGCGGCAGGACAAAGCCTTTGGGCGGTGCCTGATCGGCATTTTCGCGTGGTGAACGCTTGTGCAAAGCAACCGCTGGGAGTCGGTACTCCAAGCAAAGAGTGCGCGACGTTTTTGAATAGAAATGAAAAAGCGGCAGATGAGTGGGAGCTTGAACGGCGCTTTCATCTATTTGAAACCAAACTGCCTTGA
- a CDS encoding glycerophosphodiester phosphodiesterase family protein, producing the protein MSIVWKLLSRNVRKCGCGRLIDCEIRMERYLNLSVRTEWFLLFVVCAFIVMGGEPVFAQNSDVSLMARLKESEPIVCAHRARISESNPENSLIEMKRSVAVGVTMLEIDLRESADGVTFVIHDGTLDRTTDGSGPISKQSASQLEGHHLKYPDGRTSHEALPRFVDVLKWARTTNVYLMLDLKDAPPEHVMEQVNTAGMSSRVLLLTFDPKTLERARSADPLVLISVLTGKVEDIRKWANSEDSKRLILYVPPSAGTAVLVAADRAGMPVFTDMLDLHDDVAAHVLLDRTESVSHLVNILTTNQPQIVMRTLLKKDAVPAKQ; encoded by the coding sequence ATGAGCATCGTATGGAAGTTGTTATCGAGAAATGTAAGAAAGTGCGGCTGTGGTCGTTTGATCGACTGTGAAATTCGAATGGAGCGCTATCTGAACCTATCAGTGCGAACAGAATGGTTCCTCCTTTTCGTCGTTTGTGCGTTCATTGTCATGGGGGGCGAGCCTGTTTTTGCTCAAAACTCTGACGTATCCCTTATGGCAAGACTTAAGGAGTCAGAGCCTATTGTGTGTGCTCATCGTGCACGGATAAGCGAGAGTAACCCAGAGAACAGCCTGATCGAGATGAAGCGCAGTGTCGCTGTCGGCGTCACGATGCTCGAAATTGATTTGAGAGAAAGCGCTGACGGAGTGACCTTCGTCATTCACGATGGAACCCTTGACCGGACAACAGACGGTAGCGGCCCGATCTCAAAGCAGTCTGCTTCTCAACTCGAGGGGCACCACCTCAAGTATCCCGATGGGCGCACCTCGCACGAAGCTCTCCCTCGTTTTGTCGATGTATTGAAGTGGGCGAGGACGACCAACGTTTACCTTATGCTCGACCTCAAAGATGCCCCTCCTGAACATGTAATGGAGCAGGTCAATACGGCAGGAATGTCGTCGAGAGTGCTGCTTCTTACCTTTGATCCTAAGACTTTAGAAAGAGCACGATCCGCAGATCCCCTAGTTTTAATATCCGTCCTAACGGGAAAGGTAGAGGATATTCGTAAATGGGCGAACTCCGAAGACTCCAAACGACTTATCCTTTATGTCCCGCCGTCCGCAGGAACTGCCGTATTGGTAGCCGCGGACCGTGCTGGTATGCCGGTTTTTACTGACATGCTCGACCTTCACGACGATGTGGCCGCACATGTCTTGCTTGATCGCACAGAATCAGTGTCGCATCTCGTCAATATTCTTACGACCAACCAACCTCAGATCGTAATGCGAACTCTACTAAAGAAGGACGCTGTTCCAGCGAAGCAATAA
- a CDS encoding TonB-dependent receptor, whose protein sequence is MEDQRYKLAGILMALVGPVVGFAQQPCTTGVRIEGTVTDTTGAAIAEALAQTADGEKTTTDTAGRFVLPCVPVSATMVTVQADGFNPGTAKTDEQPGDIAQIHLKLAVAQVETNVVVTADPTAMDADNGAGTRTLSTQEIQQLPDDPDDLLLQLQLLASSGGGSSSSATVVVDGFQNGSAMPPKDTIASIRVNPDPFSPEYERSSSEGGRIEITTKPGSDLFHGALFLTDSDGSFNATDPFSVTATPAGKRRYGFELSGPIVQKKSGFTLALEKRDIDEFNVVNATTMDANGNQTLLQQTVSAPQRLWIASSRGDWQITPKNVTTLSYSANVNNLGNQGAGGLTLADAGYSSLVSEYDLRLANVSTLSANLLHESRIGYTWKRTEQTPLSTAPSLQVAGYFLSGGATSQNLNDRERDLEINDDVMITHGIHSFKVGAQSLGLFVHNYDPDTFNGAYVFGGGSAPTLDANNNPTGQTTTITAMEQYRRALFNLPGGTPTTYQLTSGTPLVPFTQWRLALYAEDTLKLAPRLTMATGLRYAFQTAPSSFANFAPRLGLAWSPDKKSAWVIHLRAGIFSLPVTPSYSTQVYRLDGIRQHETQIYSPNYNSPLTPVAGSIQVGTKWQFRRSFEQTSFIQLQGGADYDLPHHWHPSVWFTWGDGWVDPRSININAPLVNSSNGVAPNPITALLAPRPLTPNENILEYQNSAHTWGMVFWAGIEQKGYKRFTLNLGYWGVNFKSDGGYAGARPQSSYSNQGESSRPDWQSSGALAESDLKLPGKIELSAEFYLHTGAPYNITTGTDANGDGSFNDRPSYASAPGTGVYSTRFGLLSANTVNGNVPHNLGSMPDVLHTYANLSRVFKLDPKNTDRSKTLTFNVRSANVLNHTNATAVGTIVSSPNLGQAIAAEAARRVELGVRFAF, encoded by the coding sequence ATGGAAGATCAGCGATACAAGCTAGCCGGTATTCTGATGGCTTTAGTCGGCCCGGTCGTAGGCTTCGCGCAACAGCCTTGCACAACAGGCGTTCGTATTGAAGGCACCGTTACAGATACAACAGGAGCAGCGATTGCTGAAGCCTTGGCTCAAACGGCCGACGGAGAAAAAACGACAACAGATACCGCGGGACGATTCGTACTTCCCTGCGTGCCCGTCAGTGCAACGATGGTCACGGTACAAGCTGATGGGTTTAATCCAGGCACAGCCAAAACCGATGAACAGCCCGGAGATATCGCGCAGATCCATCTCAAGTTGGCAGTAGCTCAGGTTGAAACGAATGTGGTGGTAACTGCTGACCCCACCGCAATGGACGCCGATAATGGCGCCGGGACAAGAACTCTCTCTACTCAGGAAATACAGCAGCTTCCCGATGATCCAGATGACCTTCTGTTGCAACTTCAGTTGCTCGCATCGAGCGGCGGCGGCTCCTCCTCATCAGCTACAGTCGTCGTCGATGGATTCCAGAACGGAAGTGCAATGCCCCCCAAAGACACCATCGCATCGATTCGCGTGAACCCAGACCCCTTCTCGCCAGAATATGAAAGGTCTTCCTCTGAGGGAGGCCGCATTGAGATTACTACCAAGCCCGGATCCGACTTATTTCATGGAGCGCTCTTTCTTACCGACAGCGACGGCAGCTTCAATGCAACCGATCCATTCTCTGTAACTGCAACCCCTGCTGGAAAACGTCGCTATGGCTTTGAACTAAGTGGTCCAATCGTTCAAAAGAAAAGCGGCTTTACACTCGCTCTTGAAAAACGTGATATTGATGAGTTCAATGTCGTAAACGCCACGACAATGGACGCGAACGGCAATCAGACTCTATTGCAACAGACAGTCTCAGCACCGCAGAGGCTTTGGATTGCCTCTTCTCGCGGCGATTGGCAGATAACTCCGAAAAATGTCACGACGCTTTCCTACTCGGCGAATGTTAACAATCTTGGCAATCAAGGTGCTGGCGGCCTTACGCTGGCCGACGCAGGTTACTCCAGTCTCGTGAGCGAGTATGACCTGCGGCTGGCGAATGTGTCGACCCTGAGCGCAAATCTGTTACATGAGAGTCGCATCGGCTATACCTGGAAGCGTACAGAACAAACGCCGCTTTCGACGGCTCCCTCATTACAAGTCGCGGGATACTTTCTCAGTGGAGGTGCCACCAGCCAGAACTTGAATGACCGCGAGCGTGATCTTGAAATAAATGACGATGTGATGATCACACACGGTATCCACTCCTTCAAAGTAGGCGCCCAGTCACTTGGTCTCTTCGTGCATAACTATGATCCTGACACCTTCAACGGTGCCTATGTTTTTGGTGGCGGAAGCGCTCCAACGCTCGATGCGAATAATAATCCGACCGGCCAGACGACAACGATTACTGCGATGGAGCAGTACAGACGTGCGCTCTTCAATCTTCCCGGTGGTACACCGACCACGTATCAACTCACAAGCGGAACGCCGCTGGTTCCATTCACGCAATGGCGACTGGCCTTGTACGCGGAGGACACACTCAAACTCGCGCCCCGTCTCACTATGGCAACCGGGCTGCGCTATGCGTTTCAGACTGCCCCAAGCAGCTTTGCCAACTTTGCACCACGACTTGGCCTGGCCTGGTCGCCTGATAAAAAATCAGCATGGGTGATCCATCTACGAGCCGGAATCTTCAGCTTGCCTGTGACACCAAGCTATTCCACCCAGGTCTATCGCCTGGACGGTATCCGACAGCACGAGACGCAGATTTACTCTCCAAACTACAACAGTCCACTGACGCCGGTTGCTGGATCGATTCAGGTCGGCACAAAGTGGCAGTTTCGGCGCTCCTTTGAACAAACCTCTTTTATCCAGTTACAGGGCGGTGCAGATTATGACCTGCCGCATCATTGGCATCCTTCAGTCTGGTTCACATGGGGCGACGGGTGGGTAGACCCGCGATCCATCAACATCAACGCTCCACTTGTAAACAGCAGCAATGGTGTCGCGCCCAATCCGATAACAGCTCTACTCGCGCCGCGTCCGCTTACACCAAATGAAAATATCCTTGAATACCAAAACTCTGCTCACACCTGGGGAATGGTCTTCTGGGCGGGGATCGAACAGAAAGGCTACAAGCGATTCACCCTTAATCTAGGGTATTGGGGAGTGAACTTCAAGTCGGATGGCGGATATGCCGGAGCTCGACCGCAATCCAGTTACAGTAACCAGGGAGAGTCGTCGCGGCCGGACTGGCAATCAAGCGGTGCTTTAGCCGAGAGCGATCTAAAGCTTCCGGGCAAGATCGAACTCAGCGCAGAGTTTTATCTGCACACAGGCGCCCCTTACAACATCACTACTGGAACGGATGCGAACGGAGATGGCAGTTTCAACGACCGGCCATCCTATGCTTCCGCTCCAGGCACTGGCGTCTACAGCACACGCTTCGGACTACTCAGCGCCAACACCGTCAACGGTAATGTTCCCCACAACCTTGGCTCCATGCCCGACGTCCTACATACCTATGCGAACCTCAGCCGCGTCTTCAAGCTCGATCCGAAAAATACGGATCGCTCCAAGACGCTGACCTTTAATGTTCGCAGCGCCAACGTGCTGAACCATACAAATGCCACTGCGGTTGGAACCATCGTTTCGTCACCGAACCTAGGGCAGGCAATCGCCGCCGAAGCTGCAAGACGTGTGGAGTTAGGGGTACGCTTTGCGTTCTAG
- a CDS encoding ABC transporter permease gives MSLWRQLRHGWRGLRHRTRREQDVADEVAQYFEEAEADWRERGLSPDEAKKAARREAGSMAIAREQANEYGWENGVKLFMDDSRFAARQLWKHPAFTVTAVLTLALGIGANAAIFTVVERVLLALLPYKNAERLAVLQTHRGETGKTVPRVTGPDAADVRELAQTLEAVSLYSVGSLGVQLKNHAAYTVVTIADANFARVFGLKPVAGRLYTDGDAKHAVLVSEHFAKDNFGTSQAAVGQVMRVEGEPLEIVGVLGAAFDFPDGTQVWMASPMVPESKSRTAFNYKAVALLRGDANFASAQAELSTISGRLQTAYAKDNRGKEMKVQPLKEAVTGDSRPTLMFLWASAGFILLIACVNVMHLELVRSMERQRELAIRRALGASRWRVMQPVFLESMLVAIIGGTTGVLLAFPTVQVLVAMAPQELPRTSEIHLNLQVLGFALGLSVMAAVLSAMLPAMRAAKEDPAGALKSDSSRGMNRQSSGLFRGALVMAEVAATFVLAVGAGLLLRTMMTLNARDMGYESRQMLVVDADAPVQGETDTRKAVQHFNEVFTQLRQLPGVERVAGVMGLPTGIYGSNGYYETRGGLPVDADHPAWSNFSVASPGYFSTMGIPLKQGRDFESEDTHESEMVAVISESLARRSFGDVDPVGKQIRCGLDSDKWMMVVGVVGDVRQDSPAEKPGATLYMPMTQHPFYANQIHVVLRTEVTPLTLMRAVDERIARIDPLIARRYTTMDAMVDKSISTERFRAVLISSFAGVGLLLAMLGVYGTVAYSVAQRRFEFGVRMAFGAERGTILRSVLGHATRMACMGIMIGVALSVALAQLVESMLVGVSPTDPVSLALVSAILLITALGAALGPGWSATRVTPMAALRAE, from the coding sequence ATGTCTCTTTGGCGGCAGCTACGGCATGGGTGGCGCGGTCTGAGGCATAGAACTCGGCGCGAGCAGGATGTTGCCGATGAGGTAGCACAGTACTTCGAGGAGGCCGAGGCCGACTGGAGAGAGCGCGGACTTTCTCCGGACGAGGCGAAGAAGGCGGCACGGAGAGAGGCCGGTAGCATGGCAATTGCACGCGAACAGGCGAACGAGTATGGGTGGGAAAATGGCGTCAAGCTCTTCATGGACGATTCGCGGTTTGCGGCACGACAGTTGTGGAAACATCCGGCGTTTACGGTGACGGCGGTGCTAACGCTCGCTCTGGGAATTGGGGCCAACGCGGCGATCTTTACCGTCGTGGAGCGTGTTCTGCTTGCTCTATTGCCCTACAAAAATGCTGAGAGATTGGCGGTTCTACAGACGCACCGAGGCGAAACGGGCAAGACTGTTCCGCGTGTGACAGGACCGGATGCGGCAGATGTTCGTGAGCTGGCCCAGACTCTGGAGGCGGTGAGTTTGTATAGTGTAGGCAGTCTTGGGGTGCAGTTGAAAAATCATGCTGCGTACACGGTGGTGACGATTGCAGATGCGAACTTTGCCCGAGTGTTCGGACTAAAGCCGGTGGCGGGACGTTTGTACACCGACGGAGATGCGAAACATGCCGTTCTGGTGAGCGAGCATTTTGCGAAAGATAACTTTGGCACATCGCAAGCAGCGGTGGGCCAGGTGATGCGCGTGGAGGGCGAGCCGCTGGAGATCGTTGGCGTGCTTGGAGCGGCTTTCGATTTTCCCGACGGGACGCAAGTCTGGATGGCATCGCCAATGGTGCCTGAGTCAAAGTCGCGAACAGCTTTCAACTACAAGGCGGTAGCGCTGTTGCGTGGTGATGCGAACTTCGCCAGTGCACAAGCTGAGTTGAGTACGATCTCGGGCAGATTGCAAACAGCTTACGCGAAGGATAACCGCGGCAAAGAAATGAAGGTGCAGCCTCTGAAGGAGGCGGTGACGGGAGATTCGCGGCCGACACTGATGTTTCTTTGGGCATCGGCGGGGTTTATTCTGCTGATTGCTTGCGTGAACGTGATGCACTTGGAACTCGTGCGGTCGATGGAGCGGCAAAGGGAGCTAGCGATACGTAGGGCGCTGGGCGCGTCACGCTGGAGAGTGATGCAGCCGGTGTTTCTGGAAAGCATGCTCGTAGCAATCATTGGTGGCACAACGGGAGTGTTGTTAGCGTTTCCGACGGTGCAGGTGCTGGTGGCAATGGCTCCGCAGGAACTGCCGAGGACGAGCGAGATTCATTTGAATTTGCAGGTATTGGGATTTGCGCTGGGGCTATCGGTAATGGCTGCCGTGTTGTCGGCCATGTTGCCCGCGATGCGCGCCGCAAAAGAGGATCCGGCGGGGGCGCTCAAGAGCGATTCTTCGAGAGGCATGAATCGGCAGAGCTCGGGACTTTTCCGTGGCGCGCTAGTCATGGCGGAGGTGGCGGCGACGTTTGTGCTGGCAGTGGGTGCGGGGCTACTGCTGCGGACGATGATGACATTAAATGCTCGCGACATGGGGTATGAATCGCGGCAAATGCTGGTAGTGGATGCGGATGCTCCGGTGCAGGGCGAGACAGATACGCGGAAGGCTGTGCAGCACTTCAACGAAGTATTTACGCAATTGAGGCAGCTGCCTGGCGTGGAGCGCGTGGCAGGAGTGATGGGGTTGCCAACAGGAATCTACGGTTCAAACGGGTACTACGAGACGAGAGGTGGGCTGCCGGTAGATGCTGATCATCCCGCATGGTCTAACTTCAGCGTGGCCAGCCCTGGATACTTCAGTACGATGGGAATTCCGCTGAAACAGGGACGGGATTTTGAGTCGGAGGACACCCATGAGAGCGAGATGGTGGCAGTGATCAGCGAGTCGCTGGCACGTCGGAGCTTTGGCGATGTTGATCCAGTCGGAAAGCAAATTCGTTGCGGGCTGGACTCTGACAAATGGATGATGGTGGTAGGCGTGGTAGGCGATGTACGGCAAGACTCTCCAGCGGAGAAGCCGGGGGCGACGTTGTACATGCCCATGACCCAGCATCCATTTTATGCGAACCAAATTCATGTGGTGCTGCGTACGGAAGTGACTCCGCTGACACTGATGAGGGCGGTAGATGAGAGGATTGCACGGATAGACCCGCTGATTGCGCGCCGGTATACGACGATGGATGCAATGGTCGACAAATCGATATCGACGGAGAGGTTTCGCGCGGTATTGATCTCGTCGTTTGCGGGAGTGGGGCTGCTTCTCGCAATGCTGGGTGTGTACGGGACAGTAGCATACTCGGTGGCGCAGCGAAGGTTTGAGTTTGGAGTGAGAATGGCGTTTGGTGCAGAGCGTGGTACGATTCTGCGATCCGTACTAGGACATGCGACAAGGATGGCGTGCATGGGAATTATGATTGGTGTGGCATTGAGCGTGGCTTTGGCACAGTTGGTGGAGAGCATGCTTGTTGGCGTGAGCCCGACGGATCCAGTAAGCCTGGCGTTGGTGTCGGCAATACTGCTGATAACAGCGCTCGGAGCGGCATTGGGCCCAGGGTGGAGCGCTACGCGGGTGACCCCAATGGCGGCCCTGCGGGCTGAGTGA
- a CDS encoding PadR family transcriptional regulator has product MTNANTDVIQGTLDMLILKTLSLRPLHGFGIARRVEQISDGVFKVNPGSLLTALQRLERAGWLDSEWCQTENSRKAKFYTLTATGRKQLRVETTDWTRRAAAIARLLEMEG; this is encoded by the coding sequence ATGACGAATGCGAACACGGATGTGATTCAAGGCACGCTGGACATGCTGATCTTGAAGACGTTGAGTCTGCGGCCTCTGCATGGGTTTGGGATCGCGCGGAGAGTGGAGCAGATCTCGGATGGTGTATTCAAGGTGAACCCGGGCTCGCTGCTGACGGCGCTACAGCGGCTGGAACGTGCGGGATGGCTGGACTCGGAGTGGTGCCAGACAGAGAATTCGCGGAAGGCAAAGTTCTACACCTTGACGGCGACGGGGCGGAAACAGCTAAGGGTGGAGACAACCGACTGGACGCGGCGGGCGGCTGCAATTGCGCGGTTACTCGAGATGGAGGGATAA
- a CDS encoding LytR/AlgR family response regulator transcription factor codes for MKLKVLIADDEPLARERLRFLLSSDEEIEICGECRNGKEVVATLKEKRYDVLFLDIQMPGSSGFEIIEQVGQANMPITVFVTAHNHYAVKAFEVHALDYLTKPVEPERLQSALLCVKERIISQAAMVTQEQLKSVLAVLSETSKREEHPKRLLVHNGTKDSFVSIEDIEWIEAADYYSCLHVGTKKFMLRETIKQLADTLDPRKFVRVHRSAIVNIDHVREILREGRNEGWIALSSGHRLKMSKVGWQNLLAVSRK; via the coding sequence ATGAAGCTGAAGGTCTTGATCGCCGATGATGAGCCATTAGCACGTGAACGGCTGCGGTTCCTTTTGTCTAGCGATGAGGAGATCGAGATCTGTGGTGAGTGTCGAAACGGAAAGGAGGTCGTCGCTACTCTGAAAGAGAAGCGATATGATGTACTCTTTCTCGATATACAGATGCCGGGCAGTAGTGGATTCGAAATCATCGAGCAGGTTGGCCAGGCGAACATGCCCATCACAGTATTTGTAACGGCTCACAATCACTATGCAGTCAAAGCCTTTGAGGTTCACGCGCTCGATTACCTGACCAAACCGGTTGAGCCGGAGCGACTGCAGTCTGCCCTCCTGTGCGTGAAGGAGCGGATCATTTCGCAGGCCGCGATGGTCACTCAGGAGCAACTGAAATCGGTGTTAGCTGTCTTGAGCGAGACGAGTAAGCGCGAAGAACATCCCAAACGTCTGCTCGTGCACAATGGGACGAAGGACTCATTCGTCTCTATCGAAGATATCGAGTGGATTGAGGCCGCAGATTACTACTCTTGTCTGCACGTCGGAACAAAAAAATTCATGCTCCGCGAGACAATCAAGCAGCTTGCGGATACTCTCGATCCTAGAAAATTCGTGCGCGTCCACCGCTCCGCGATCGTGAACATCGACCATGTCCGTGAAATCCTCCGCGAGGGACGGAACGAAGGCTGGATTGCCCTGTCGAGCGGGCATCGATTGAAGATGAGCAAAGTCGGATGGCAGAACCTTCTGGCCGTAAGCCGCAAATAA
- a CDS encoding sensor histidine kinase, whose amino-acid sequence MSKLTDIPTLTSHESVASRPSRPKIRLNGIAAIALISSALALTTAAECHSITYPPSLLYGFVLWGWWGCVGSIFWRLGQRAPSALGFSAKSIATHLLLSCVLGATHLMLLGSLGFSIADWGTHAMALSIRTSLLNINRFGLELLIYGFIFGITGIVQFQVRAQRDAMKALELEKQLSAAHLRALQMQLEPHFLFNTLNAITTLVEFGRQKEAAEMLMHLNSILKSTLKRTTPEKVPLSQELEIIENYLAIEQIRFADRLHIELKVEPGALDGLVPCFLLQPIVENAIRHGIAHCEHEGKVEVSARRKGDFMHLRIHDSGPGSNAQSKPGHGIGLSNTKDRLAHFYPGVYDMTAQLLETDGFEVAIKIPYERG is encoded by the coding sequence ATGTCGAAACTCACAGATATTCCGACTCTCACTTCGCATGAATCCGTTGCATCCAGGCCATCACGACCAAAGATCCGTCTCAACGGCATCGCGGCGATAGCGCTCATCTCATCCGCTCTGGCGCTGACCACTGCAGCGGAATGCCATTCCATCACCTATCCTCCTTCGCTGCTCTATGGCTTTGTGCTCTGGGGTTGGTGGGGCTGTGTCGGCAGCATCTTTTGGAGACTTGGCCAACGCGCACCATCCGCTCTGGGCTTCTCGGCAAAATCCATTGCAACCCATCTGCTCCTCAGTTGTGTGCTTGGAGCCACGCATCTCATGCTCTTGGGAAGCCTGGGATTTTCCATCGCTGACTGGGGAACACATGCGATGGCCCTTTCTATACGGACAAGCCTTCTCAATATCAACCGCTTCGGCCTGGAACTACTCATCTACGGTTTTATCTTCGGGATCACAGGAATCGTTCAGTTTCAGGTTCGCGCGCAACGTGACGCAATGAAGGCGTTGGAGCTGGAGAAGCAACTTTCCGCGGCTCATCTACGAGCGCTGCAAATGCAGTTGGAGCCACATTTTCTCTTCAACACCTTGAATGCGATTACGACCCTGGTTGAGTTTGGACGGCAGAAAGAAGCGGCCGAGATGCTCATGCATTTGAACTCCATTCTCAAAAGCACGCTCAAGCGGACAACGCCGGAGAAGGTTCCACTCTCGCAGGAGTTGGAGATCATCGAGAACTACCTCGCCATCGAACAAATCCGATTTGCTGATCGTCTGCATATCGAACTCAAGGTCGAACCCGGCGCATTGGACGGGCTCGTCCCTTGTTTTCTACTGCAACCTATTGTGGAGAATGCCATTCGACATGGCATCGCACACTGCGAACATGAGGGCAAAGTCGAAGTTTCTGCTCGCCGTAAAGGAGACTTCATGCATCTGCGGATACACGATAGCGGCCCGGGATCGAATGCTCAGAGCAAACCAGGACACGGCATCGGATTAAGTAATACGAAGGATCGGCTCGCACATTTTTATCCCGGCGTATATGACATGACGGCGCAGCTTCTGGAGACAGACGGCTTCGAGGTTGCGATTAAAATTCCATACGAGCGCGGCTAA